The proteins below come from a single Fusobacterium nucleatum genomic window:
- a CDS encoding transketolase family protein codes for MNKKSTRQAYGEALVELGRINNDIVVLDADLSKSTKTDLFKKEFPKRHLNIGIAEADLMGTAAGFATCGKIPFASTFAMFAAGRAFEQIRNTIAYPKLNVKIAPTHAGISVGEDGGSHQSIEDIALMRVIPGMVVLCPCDAVETKKMVFAAAEYNGPVYLRLGRLDVETVLEDNYDFQIGIANTLRDGNDVTIVSTGLLTQEALKAAEELAKENISVRVINCGTIKPLDGETILKAAQETKFIITAEEHSVIGGLGSAVSEFLSETHPTLTKKLGIYDKFGQSGKGTEMLEKYELTAAKLISMVKENLK; via the coding sequence ATGAATAAGAAGTCTACAAGACAAGCTTATGGAGAAGCCTTAGTAGAACTTGGAAGAATAAATAATGATATAGTTGTATTGGATGCTGATTTAAGTAAATCTACAAAAACTGATTTATTTAAAAAAGAATTTCCAAAAAGACATTTAAATATAGGAATTGCTGAAGCAGATTTAATGGGAACAGCTGCTGGTTTTGCAACTTGTGGGAAAATTCCTTTTGCCTCAACTTTTGCAATGTTTGCTGCTGGAAGAGCTTTTGAACAAATTAGAAATACAATAGCTTATCCAAAATTAAATGTAAAAATTGCCCCAACTCATGCTGGTATTTCAGTAGGAGAAGACGGGGGATCACATCAATCAATAGAAGATATAGCTCTTATGAGAGTAATTCCAGGAATGGTTGTTCTATGTCCTTGTGATGCAGTTGAAACTAAAAAAATGGTTTTTGCTGCTGCTGAGTATAATGGACCAGTTTATTTAAGACTTGGAAGATTAGATGTTGAAACAGTTTTAGAAGATAATTATGATTTTCAAATTGGTATAGCTAATACTTTAAGAGATGGTAATGATGTTACAATAGTTTCAACAGGACTTTTAACACAAGAAGCATTAAAGGCAGCTGAGGAGTTAGCAAAAGAAAATATTTCTGTTAGAGTTATAAACTGTGGAACTATTAAACCACTAGATGGAGAAACAATTTTAAAAGCTGCACAAGAAACTAAATTTATAATAACTGCTGAGGAACATTCAGTTATAGGTGGGTTAGGTTCGGCTGTTTCTGAATTTTTATCAGAAACTCACCCTACATTAACTAAAAAATTAGGTATTTATGATAAATTTGGACAAAGTGGAAAAGGTACAGAAATGTTAGAAAAATATGAATTAACTGCTGCAAAATTAATTTCTATGGTTAAAGAAAACTTAAAATAA
- a CDS encoding transketolase, translated as MKDISFLKEKAKEIRKSIVSMIAEAKSGHPGGSLSATDILTALYFSEMNVDPANPKMEGRDRFVLSKGHAAPAIYATLAEKGYFSKDELMTLRKFGSRLQGHPDMKKLPGIEISTGSLGQGLSVANGMALNAKMFNENYRTYIILGDGEVQEGQIWEAAMTAAHYKLDNLCAFLDSNNLQIDGNVSEIMGVEPLDKKWEAFGWNVIKIDGHDFDQILSALDKAKECKGKPTIIIAKTIKGKGVSFMENVCGFHGVAPTLEELERALAELA; from the coding sequence ATGAAAGATATTAGTTTTTTAAAAGAAAAAGCTAAGGAAATTAGAAAGTCTATTGTTTCTATGATAGCAGAAGCAAAATCAGGGCATCCAGGTGGTTCTCTATCTGCAACTGATATTTTAACAGCACTTTATTTTTCAGAAATGAATGTAGATCCTGCTAATCCTAAAATGGAAGGAAGAGATAGATTTGTTCTTTCAAAAGGACATGCTGCACCTGCAATATATGCAACTTTGGCTGAAAAAGGATATTTTTCAAAAGATGAATTAATGACATTAAGAAAATTTGGAAGTAGACTTCAAGGGCATCCTGATATGAAAAAACTTCCAGGAATTGAAATTTCAACTGGTTCTCTTGGACAAGGTTTATCAGTTGCAAATGGAATGGCATTGAATGCAAAAATGTTTAATGAAAATTATAGAACTTATATTATTTTAGGTGATGGAGAAGTACAAGAAGGGCAAATTTGGGAAGCTGCTATGACTGCTGCTCATTATAAACTTGATAATTTATGTGCTTTTCTTGATAGTAATAATCTACAAATTGATGGAAATGTTAGTGAAATAATGGGAGTTGAACCATTAGATAAAAAATGGGAAGCTTTTGGTTGGAATGTTATCAAAATAGATGGACATGATTTTGATCAAATTCTTTCTGCTTTGGATAAAGCAAAAGAATGCAAGGGAAAACCAACTATAATTATTGCAAAAACTATAAAAGGTAAAGGAGTATCTTTTATGGAAAATGTTTGTGGTTTCCATGGAGTTGCACCTACACTTGAAGAATTAGAAAGAGCATTAGCTGAATTAGCTTAA
- a CDS encoding ShlB/FhaC/HecB family hemolysin secretion/activation protein — MFRKIFLLSLLIFSLSYAVDEIDIEKRRQEQQNFDELIRNQNFLTPQNIGKNEQKNLILNVNSINLKGNTIFEDFQINAILRKYIGRDKNIYTLINELENKYIESGYVTTKVGLNMEKSNFESGDISLFILEGKIDKVFYDGKENKFKTFITFPQKENNILNIRDLDQGIDNLGDNSKMDIKASDRNGYSNIYIKRDNKPISFGVNYNDLGQHDTSRHRLRYFLNTHNIFGLNESLDFSYQNKLQRQYKERDTKNFSFGISVPFKYWTFSYNYDNSEYLRSIPALGRTYKATGKTENQTFAIRKMLHRNENHKIDIGAKITLKDSKNYIDDVRLVSNSRKLSVLTVDTTYTGRIFSGLLSANLGVSFGLKRFAANNDSEEWYRNEYTPKAQFRKYNINISWYRPISKFYYKANIVGQYSKDILYSQEKIGIGDDTSVRGFKDESTQGDKGFYIRNEIGYKGNQFLEPYIGYDYGRVFNNKVNDNKVETLQGVAIGIKGYFKGFEGNFSLAKPIDKPRYFRNNKAVVYTTITYRF; from the coding sequence ATGTTTAGAAAAATATTTCTATTATCTTTATTAATTTTTTCTTTGTCTTATGCTGTTGATGAAATAGATATAGAAAAAAGAAGACAAGAACAACAAAATTTTGATGAATTAATAAGAAATCAAAATTTTTTAACTCCTCAAAATATTGGCAAAAATGAGCAAAAGAATTTAATTCTAAATGTAAATTCTATTAATTTAAAAGGAAATACAATATTTGAAGATTTTCAGATAAATGCTATTTTAAGAAAATATATAGGTAGAGATAAAAATATCTATACCCTGATAAATGAATTAGAAAATAAATACATTGAAAGTGGATATGTTACTACAAAAGTTGGACTTAATATGGAAAAATCCAATTTTGAAAGTGGTGATATATCTCTTTTTATTTTAGAAGGAAAAATAGATAAAGTTTTCTATGATGGGAAGGAGAATAAGTTTAAGACCTTTATAACTTTTCCACAAAAAGAAAATAATATTTTAAACATTAGAGATTTGGATCAAGGAATTGATAATCTTGGCGACAATTCAAAGATGGATATTAAAGCCAGTGATAGAAATGGGTATAGCAACATATATATTAAAAGAGATAATAAGCCAATAAGTTTTGGAGTAAACTATAATGATTTAGGACAACATGATACTTCAAGACATAGACTTAGATATTTTCTAAATACTCATAATATATTTGGATTGAATGAGAGTTTAGATTTTTCTTATCAAAATAAACTACAAAGACAATACAAAGAAAGAGATACTAAAAATTTTAGTTTTGGAATATCAGTCCCTTTTAAATATTGGACTTTTAGTTATAACTATGATAACTCTGAATATCTAAGAAGTATACCAGCATTAGGAAGAACATATAAAGCAACAGGAAAAACAGAAAATCAGACATTTGCTATAAGAAAAATGTTACATAGAAATGAAAATCATAAAATAGATATAGGAGCAAAAATAACTTTAAAGGATTCTAAAAACTATATTGATGATGTGCGATTAGTTTCTAATTCAAGAAAACTGTCTGTCTTAACAGTAGATACAACATATACAGGGAGAATATTTTCAGGACTGTTGAGCGCAAATTTAGGAGTAAGCTTTGGATTGAAAAGATTTGCAGCTAACAATGATAGCGAAGAATGGTATAGAAATGAATATACTCCTAAGGCACAATTTAGAAAATATAATATAAATATATCTTGGTATAGACCAATCAGTAAATTTTACTATAAAGCAAATATTGTAGGGCAGTATTCAAAGGATATATTGTATTCACAAGAAAAAATAGGAATAGGCGATGACACAAGTGTAAGAGGATTTAAAGATGAATCTACACAAGGGGATAAGGGTTTCTATATCAGAAATGAAATAGGATATAAAGGAAATCAATTTTTAGAACCGTATATAGGCTATGACTATGGTAGAGTTTTCAATAATAAAGTGAATGATAATAAAGTAGAAACTCTTCAAGGAGTTGCGATAGGGATAAAGGGATATTTTAAAGGATTTGAAGGAAATTTTAGTTTGGCAAAACCAATAGATAAACCAAGATATTTTAGAAATAATAAAGCTGTGGTGTATACAACTATAACATATAGATTTTAA
- a CDS encoding hemagglutinin repeat-containing protein, with product MKGSLKRLIAIFMLFLHIVSLADGIVPDNGASKNLQLDKAANGVPLVNIEAPDNNGISHNVYKEYNVDERGAILNNSKDLTNSQLGGLIYGNPNLQNTNEASTIINEVSGVNRSRIEGYQEIAGKKANYILANPNGIYVNGAGFINTGNVTLTTGSRNNLQNPEKGIIEVAGKGLDLRNINKAELVARVAELSAPIYGGEEVNLKLGSQGQSNKPEYALDAKALGSIYAGRINIVVNEDGVGVKTEAPIYATKGDVVISSKGKVYLKDTQAKGDIKISSTETEISEKLISENKINIENKKLLNKGEIVANNDVTIKGNIENNKLIFTNKDLNIEGNLKNIADIQAKNNIEINSKNIENAGLIVADKKAHINSDNINNTNKLVAKDTLDINNKTLTNSGKILSGKETKIVNQSLNNSGDITSSGKSDLKVRNLTNDGNILSVGNISISQNQKLTNNNQIQSSENILINSKDIVNNKTMFSKNKLEIKSKSLNNKNEIVAIGKVQIDSDILENDKTNGVIFSKGELNLTSNKINLTTNISAGKLLRIQTNELERDNSYITNSDLDIKVNGNYKNEYELIGKNLKLEANNLENNSIIASSGNTEIKGNNSFKNNENSLLYGRKLLKLEGKDFTNKGEVSSFGNLNMNFTGDITNLNTIEAVGDGEITANNFTNKGYLTGGYSKKWVKGSESNIDINKLPKELIKKVDDELQELLDNTDGENVFWHGNNRHLSDAEEGISHYVAHKAHLKIGENLTFNITNRLLNQEADILAGKNIIINAKELNNTREGKDIDITLKFSRTYSQRGGSWHHHKTEYHDHWVLKPYKQTLYSDKPTQIIAGGNLTINAKEVGNGEYQDYKSGYINDVKKVEKDSNIKNTSIDDTFKITNNSVVEKIKKDSAVGVEDYIEIPKNDNGLFIVNKKVGNPKFSYLIETNPKMIDRGFYLSSEYFFSRIKFNPDKNIRLLGDSFYENRLITRAVLEGTGKRYLYSNNVNEERKKLFDNAIAAQKDLNLSLGVALSKEQINNLKSDILWYVEEVVNGEKVLVPKLYLSKNTLKSIAEEQGNIIKAGGNFVVNNASIVDNSGKIIAKNNVLIKSKNIYQNAAYSDTGIYANDIALTAKENIENIGGNIVAANKVSIYSEDGDIKNSKKLSIHENDYHDVYTDVRGSGNIVANNISIVGNNVENTGADIKAQDKIEIGTKKNLVIGNLEAVDKKVRDGGKDYISDEKRTNVGSNLNAKDISLTSLGDIGITGSNIVATNKASIQAKGDISIVAGKDSVLHEEKHSKSKGFGRSSSEESVAYATRNVASNIIGDKVNITSEKDVNIFGSNIQANTEGQIKADGNITQAGVKDINYSYHKTTKKGFMGLTSKSVTDENYAEKAILSATLGGDKGLTYDSKNNLILSGVKVVSSGSINLKGKNVEINPLETNSYNKHKEVKRGFSGSFSPKGISVSYGKDKLESKTDILNQTASQIISNKDINIEATDKVKAKSVDIYAKNDVNISGDNGVEISTANNSYDNTTKQSSSRIGANFGVNSAIVNTVENVKNIKELTDFSGNSYDILNNASKVVGAIKDGAKATNDLMNYKYSGKDSTGAETLKNKPNIFSASISYNKSKSKSSVHNESVEKSSLVSGNNMNIKSKNGSISISGTDVKVGNDLDLSAKKDIVIKASEEKCTSSSSSSQTGISLSANLEEGRIADLSVSQAGTRARGNGTNYINSTVNVGGKLKTNSENLTLSGANVEADKLDIKAQNVVIESKQDKSERKDSSYGGSFSIDLVNPSSFSANINGSKGSGEKDWVNKQSSLIAKNGGKIDTDSLTNIGAVIGSESEKEKLKVLANKVIVKDLEDKNKYENIGGGITIGTDVPNTSIKHDKIDKEQINRASAINADFEISGKKISAEDLGFNTSIDKAQEVTKDKEKHLDAELHTDLIGEDKRNEIKYAFKKLGSLKEILDQKKFKESMEGVLLDKFKDEHQKEFNLIKDENLSLEDKQKIAQNLIERYLRENGYQGEIPEVLLTDEAHSFTVDSKDKETGAKRREKIYFSKNDIADPNVAFSRLFGHEKAHMNTYDEGKDGEETSLHTTRKIGSENKNKVFTKEEKAAYLSNLRNKYRDQKSIEQQFAEAKLVPEKDKENFTPFSYSVSGSLAVAVDNSGTGRTYTQYVMKDIPNNRVEVVITKEGDIGVAGPYDVGGSLSFGIYNLKSYDEFGNNVTATGASVDPLWAYNKVFTGSDEGLGITTGVEKVTNEKKGFIGFRLYLGKSFKNYEFHSKTGIDNMTEVVSREVYTIYEYLEKYHKRGGRNSWK from the coding sequence ATGAAAGGAAGTTTAAAAAGATTAATAGCAATATTTATGTTGTTTTTACATATAGTTAGCTTGGCTGATGGGATAGTTCCAGATAATGGAGCAAGTAAAAATTTACAATTAGATAAGGCAGCTAATGGAGTTCCACTTGTAAATATAGAAGCACCAGATAATAATGGAATTTCTCACAATGTATATAAAGAATATAATGTAGATGAAAGAGGAGCTATTTTAAATAACTCTAAGGATTTAACAAACTCTCAATTAGGAGGACTTATTTATGGAAATCCTAATCTACAAAATACTAATGAAGCTTCAACAATAATAAATGAAGTAAGTGGAGTAAATAGAAGTAGAATAGAGGGTTATCAAGAAATAGCAGGGAAAAAAGCTAACTATATCTTAGCGAATCCCAATGGGATATATGTTAATGGTGCAGGATTTATCAATACTGGAAATGTAACTTTAACAACAGGAAGTAGAAATAATTTACAAAATCCAGAAAAAGGAATCATAGAAGTAGCTGGAAAAGGTTTAGATTTAAGAAATATAAATAAAGCTGAACTTGTTGCAAGAGTAGCAGAACTTTCAGCGCCTATCTATGGTGGAGAAGAAGTAAATCTAAAACTTGGAAGTCAAGGACAATCAAATAAACCAGAATATGCACTAGATGCAAAGGCACTAGGCTCAATTTATGCTGGAAGAATAAATATAGTAGTAAATGAAGATGGAGTGGGAGTAAAAACAGAAGCTCCAATATATGCAACAAAAGGTGATGTTGTAATATCTTCTAAGGGTAAGGTATATTTAAAAGATACACAAGCTAAAGGTGATATTAAAATATCTTCAACAGAAACAGAAATAAGTGAGAAATTAATTTCTGAAAATAAGATTAATATAGAAAATAAGAAACTTTTAAATAAAGGTGAAATAGTAGCAAACAATGATGTTACTATTAAAGGAAATATTGAAAATAATAAATTAATTTTCACAAATAAAGATTTAAATATTGAAGGAAATTTAAAAAATATTGCTGATATTCAAGCTAAAAATAATATAGAAATAAATTCTAAAAATATTGAAAATGCTGGACTTATTGTTGCAGATAAAAAAGCACATATAAATTCTGATAATATAAATAATACAAATAAGTTAGTAGCAAAAGATACTTTAGATATTAATAATAAAACATTAACAAACAGTGGGAAGATTCTTTCAGGCAAGGAAACAAAAATAGTAAATCAAAGCCTTAATAACTCAGGAGATATAACAAGCTCTGGTAAAAGTGATTTAAAGGTAAGAAATCTAACAAATGATGGAAATATTTTATCTGTTGGAAATATATCTATTAGTCAAAATCAAAAATTAACAAATAATAATCAAATTCAATCTAGTGAAAATATATTGATAAATTCAAAAGATATTGTGAATAATAAGACAATGTTTTCTAAGAACAAATTAGAAATAAAATCTAAAAGTTTAAATAATAAAAATGAAATTGTAGCTATTGGAAAAGTTCAAATAGATAGTGATATTTTAGAAAATGATAAAACTAATGGAGTCATTTTTTCAAAAGGAGAACTAAATTTAACTTCAAATAAGATAAATCTCACAACAAATATAAGCGCAGGAAAATTATTAAGAATACAAACAAATGAATTAGAAAGAGATAACTCATATATAACTAATAGTGATTTAGATATAAAAGTAAATGGAAACTATAAAAATGAATATGAATTAATTGGAAAAAATTTAAAATTAGAAGCTAATAATTTAGAAAATAATTCAATAATAGCAAGTAGTGGAAACACTGAAATAAAAGGAAATAATAGCTTTAAAAATAATGAAAACTCACTATTGTATGGAAGAAAATTATTAAAATTGGAAGGTAAAGATTTTACAAATAAAGGGGAAGTATCTTCATTTGGTAATTTAAATATGAATTTTACTGGCGATATTACAAATTTAAATACTATAGAAGCTGTTGGAGATGGAGAAATAACAGCCAATAATTTTACAAATAAAGGATATTTAACAGGAGGATATAGTAAAAAATGGGTAAAAGGAAGTGAAAGTAATATTGATATAAATAAATTACCTAAAGAATTAATTAAAAAAGTTGATGATGAGTTACAGGAATTGCTTGATAATACAGATGGAGAAAATGTATTTTGGCACGGTAATAATAGACATTTATCAGATGCTGAAGAAGGAATAAGTCATTATGTGGCACATAAAGCACATCTAAAGATAGGGGAAAATTTAACATTTAATATAACAAATAGGCTTTTAAATCAAGAAGCAGATATTTTAGCAGGAAAAAATATTATTATCAATGCAAAAGAGCTAAATAATACTAGAGAAGGCAAGGATATAGACATAACTCTTAAATTTTCAAGGACATATAGTCAAAGAGGAGGATCATGGCATCACCATAAAACAGAATATCATGATCATTGGGTACTTAAACCATATAAACAAACTCTATATTCAGATAAGCCAACACAGATAATTGCAGGTGGAAATCTCACTATCAATGCAAAAGAAGTTGGTAATGGAGAGTATCAAGATTATAAATCTGGATATATTAATGATGTAAAAAAAGTAGAAAAAGATAGCAATATTAAAAATACAAGTATAGATGACACATTTAAAATAACTAATAATTCAGTAGTAGAGAAAATTAAAAAAGATTCAGCAGTTGGTGTAGAAGACTATATAGAAATTCCAAAAAATGACAATGGACTGTTCATAGTAAATAAAAAAGTAGGAAATCCCAAATTTTCATATTTAATAGAAACAAATCCTAAGATGATAGATAGAGGGTTCTATTTAAGCTCGGAGTATTTTTTCTCAAGAATAAAATTCAATCCTGATAAAAATATAAGGCTTTTAGGAGATTCTTTTTATGAAAATAGATTAATAACAAGAGCAGTATTAGAAGGTACTGGAAAAAGATATTTGTATTCAAATAATGTAAATGAAGAAAGAAAAAAATTATTTGATAATGCAATAGCAGCTCAAAAAGATTTAAATTTATCTTTAGGAGTAGCGCTATCTAAAGAGCAAATAAATAATTTAAAATCAGATATATTATGGTATGTGGAAGAAGTAGTCAATGGAGAAAAAGTTTTAGTACCTAAGCTATATTTGAGTAAAAATACTTTAAAATCTATTGCTGAAGAACAAGGTAATATTATAAAAGCTGGAGGAAATTTTGTTGTAAATAATGCCTCTATTGTAGATAATAGTGGAAAAATAATAGCTAAAAATAATGTATTAATAAAATCTAAAAATATTTATCAAAATGCAGCGTATTCAGATACAGGAATTTATGCAAATGATATAGCTTTAACAGCAAAGGAAAATATAGAAAATATTGGTGGAAATATAGTTGCAGCTAATAAAGTTTCAATATATAGTGAAGATGGAGATATAAAGAATAGTAAGAAATTATCTATACATGAAAATGATTATCACGATGTTTACACTGATGTTAGAGGAAGTGGAAATATTGTAGCTAATAATATAAGTATTGTAGGAAATAATGTAGAAAATACAGGAGCAGATATAAAAGCTCAGGATAAAATAGAAATAGGCACAAAAAAGAATCTAGTTATAGGAAATCTTGAAGCTGTTGATAAAAAAGTAAGAGATGGTGGAAAAGATTATATATCAGATGAAAAGAGAACTAATGTAGGAAGTAATTTAAATGCTAAGGATATAAGTTTAACTTCATTAGGCGATATAGGAATAACTGGTTCAAATATAGTTGCAACTAATAAGGCTAGTATACAAGCTAAGGGAGATATCTCAATAGTAGCTGGAAAAGATTCTGTTTTACATGAAGAAAAGCATAGTAAGAGTAAAGGTTTTGGTCGTTCTAGCTCAGAAGAAAGTGTAGCCTATGCAACTCGTAATGTAGCTTCTAATATAATAGGAGATAAGGTAAATATTACAAGTGAAAAAGATGTTAATATTTTTGGAAGTAATATTCAAGCAAATACAGAAGGACAAATAAAAGCTGATGGAAATATTACACAAGCAGGAGTAAAAGATATTAATTATTCTTATCATAAAACAACTAAAAAGGGATTTATGGGTCTTACTTCTAAATCAGTAACAGATGAAAATTATGCAGAAAAAGCAATATTATCAGCGACACTAGGTGGAGATAAGGGCTTAACTTATGATAGTAAAAATAATCTAATACTCTCAGGAGTAAAAGTAGTTTCAAGTGGAAGTATTAATTTAAAAGGAAAAAATGTAGAAATAAATCCATTAGAAACAAATTCATACAATAAACATAAAGAAGTTAAAAGAGGTTTCTCAGGTTCTTTTAGTCCAAAAGGAATATCAGTATCATATGGAAAAGATAAATTAGAAAGTAAAACAGATATATTAAATCAAACAGCTTCTCAAATAATATCAAATAAAGATATTAATATAGAAGCAACAGATAAAGTAAAAGCTAAATCAGTGGATATCTATGCGAAAAATGATGTAAATATATCAGGAGATAATGGAGTAGAAATATCAACAGCAAATAATAGTTATGATAATACCACAAAGCAAAGCTCATCAAGAATAGGAGCAAATTTTGGAGTAAATTCTGCAATAGTAAATACTGTTGAAAATGTGAAGAATATAAAAGAACTAACAGATTTTTCAGGAAACAGCTATGATATATTAAATAATGCTTCAAAAGTAGTAGGAGCTATTAAAGATGGAGCAAAAGCAACTAATGATTTAATGAACTATAAGTATTCTGGAAAAGATTCAACAGGTGCAGAAACATTAAAAAATAAGCCTAATATATTTAGTGCTTCTATTTCATATAATAAGAGTAAATCAAAATCATCAGTACATAATGAAAGTGTAGAAAAAAGTTCATTAGTATCTGGAAATAATATGAATATTAAATCTAAAAATGGAAGTATAAGTATTTCTGGAACTGATGTAAAAGTAGGAAATGATTTAGATTTAAGTGCTAAAAAAGATATTGTAATAAAAGCAAGTGAAGAAAAGTGTACATCATCTAGTTCATCTTCACAAACAGGAATAAGTTTATCAGCAAATCTTGAAGAAGGAAGAATAGCAGATTTATCAGTATCACAAGCAGGAACAAGAGCTAGAGGAAATGGAACTAACTATATTAATTCAACAGTTAATGTAGGAGGAAAATTAAAAACAAATTCAGAAAACTTAACTCTATCTGGCGCAAATGTTGAAGCAGATAAATTAGATATTAAAGCTCAAAATGTAGTAATAGAAAGTAAACAAGATAAATCAGAAAGAAAAGATAGCTCATATGGAGGAAGTTTTAGTATAGACTTAGTAAATCCATCTAGTTTTAGTGCAAATATTAATGGGAGTAAAGGAAGTGGAGAAAAAGACTGGGTAAATAAGCAAAGTTCATTAATAGCTAAAAATGGTGGAAAAATAGATACAGATAGCCTAACAAATATTGGTGCAGTAATAGGTTCTGAAAGTGAAAAAGAAAAATTAAAAGTATTAGCTAATAAAGTAATAGTAAAAGATTTAGAAGATAAGAATAAATATGAAAATATTGGTGGAGGAATAACAATTGGAACTGATGTACCAAATACATCAATAAAACATGATAAGATAGATAAAGAACAAATAAATAGAGCAAGTGCAATAAATGCTGATTTTGAAATATCTGGAAAGAAAATAAGCGCAGAAGACTTAGGATTTAATACAAGTATTGATAAGGCACAAGAAGTAACAAAAGATAAAGAAAAACATTTAGATGCAGAGCTTCATACTGATCTAATTGGTGAAGATAAAAGAAATGAAATAAAGTATGCTTTTAAGAAATTAGGAAGCTTAAAAGAAATCTTAGATCAAAAGAAATTTAAAGAATCAATGGAAGGAGTCTTACTAGATAAATTTAAAGATGAACACCAAAAAGAATTTAATTTGATAAAAGATGAAAATTTGAGCTTAGAAGATAAACAAAAAATAGCACAAAATTTAATAGAAAGATATCTAAGAGAAAATGGCTATCAAGGAGAGATTCCAGAAGTCTTATTAACAGATGAAGCACATTCCTTTACAGTAGATTCAAAAGATAAAGAAACAGGAGCAAAAAGAAGAGAAAAGATATATTTCTCAAAAAATGATATAGCAGATCCAAACGTAGCTTTCTCAAGATTATTTGGACATGAAAAAGCTCATATGAATACATATGATGAAGGAAAAGATGGAGAAGAAACATCACTTCATACAACAAGAAAGATAGGAAGTGAAAACAAAAATAAGGTATTTACAAAAGAAGAAAAGGCAGCCTATCTAAGTAATTTGAGAAATAAATACAGGGATCAAAAGAGTATAGAACAACAATTTGCTGAAGCTAAACTTGTACCTGAGAAAGATAAAGAAAATTTTACACCATTTAGTTATAGTGTTTCAGGTTCATTAGCTGTGGCAGTTGATAACTCAGGAACAGGACGTACATATACTCAATATGTTATGAAAGATATTCCAAATAATAGAGTAGAAGTTGTCATAACAAAAGAAGGTGATATAGGAGTGGCTGGTCCATATGATGTTGGAGGAAGTTTATCATTTGGAATATATAATTTAAAATCTTATGATGAATTTGGAAATAATGTTACAGCTACTGGGGCAAGTGTAGATCCTTTATGGGCATATAATAAAGTATTTACTGGTAGTGATGAAGGATTAGGAATAACAACTGGTGTAGAAAAGGTCACAAATGAAAAAAAAGGCTTTATAGGATTTAGACTGTATCTTGGAAAATCTTTTAAAAATTATGAATTTCATTCAAAAACAGGTATTGATAATATGACAGAAGTTGTATCAAGAGAAGTTTATACTATTTATGAATACTTAGAGAAATATCATAAAAGAGGAGGGCGAAATAGTTGGAAATAA
- a CDS encoding hemolysin has protein sequence MNKLLNDALRAKGYAGPDIKMVLTDVKDPNGPYYTDTLTNVVVFDRKQLANSNRNEILNALGHEFGHYSKEDNKTGSQTIANYSGDKLEARTKGMVSKEATEETLASIRNNPNVITGEEGKKLAESIPMERREYDIRSKSISISETYKGETADVSYTKYTSFNYKKQKVEVVIAREISMGGGIPNDVGIGVSLGYYPRLNSFDEIPNESVSIGGSYVFPGMHGISTGVEAVLDNKDGVIGRKISFGKSYRDWGVYIKTGVYTEIISKEEYELFDYLKKVYPRGGRNAWK, from the coding sequence ATGAATAAGTTATTAAATGATGCCCTAAGAGCAAAAGGATATGCAGGACCAGATATAAAGATGGTACTAACAGATGTAAAAGATCCAAATGGACCATATTATACAGACACATTAACAAATGTAGTAGTATTTGATAGAAAGCAATTAGCTAACTCAAATAGAAATGAGATACTAAATGCCTTAGGACATGAATTTGGTCATTACAGTAAAGAAGATAATAAGACAGGAAGCCAAACTATAGCTAATTATTCAGGAGATAAATTAGAAGCTAGAACAAAAGGTATGGTAAGTAAGGAAGCAACAGAAGAAACATTAGCAAGTATAAGAAATAATCCAAATGTAATAACAGGAGAAGAAGGAAAAAAACTAGCTGAAAGTATTCCTATGGAGAGAAGGGAATATGACATACGCAGCAAATCAATTTCCATATCTGAAACCTATAAAGGTGAGACAGCAGATGTGTCTTATACAAAATATACTTCATTTAATTATAAAAAGCAAAAAGTAGAAGTTGTAATTGCTCGTGAAATTTCTATGGGAGGAGGAATTCCAAATGATGTAGGAATAGGAGTTTCTCTTGGATATTATCCTCGTTTAAATTCTTTTGATGAAATTCCAAATGAATCCGTTTCAATAGGAGGAAGTTATGTATTTCCTGGTATGCATGGAATTTCTACAGGTGTAGAAGCTGTATTAGATAATAAAGATGGAGTAATAGGTAGAAAAATATCATTTGGAAAGTCATATAGAGATTGGGGAGTTTATATAAAAACTGGTGTATACACTGAAATAATTTCAAAAGAAGAGTATGAACTTTTTGATTATTTAAAAAAGGTATATCCTAGAGGTGGTAGGAACGCATGGAAATAA